The Halobacterium sp. CBA1132 genome has a segment encoding these proteins:
- a CDS encoding mechanosensitive ion channel domain-containing protein, with product MQVDFSPVLDPDFRYVLAVAVLFAGLALGYLVGRVNERLLLALGVDDAVEGTSIERMAHDVGSSTVSMVARLTSWIIYAFAVLVSLEVARLTVQDAVWYPVVGFLPSFVIAVVVLFLGVIAGDKAELFVSERLRSVKVPEMSVLPKAVKYSVLFVAALVALSQVGVAIDALLVLLLAYVAALILFTAVATHKLLTAAASGIYLLLRQPYGIGDRVAIGEHEGIVQEVNVFVTRVENDGREYVLPNHLVFDRGVVVVRE from the coding sequence ATGCAAGTCGACTTCAGTCCGGTACTAGACCCCGACTTCCGGTACGTGCTCGCCGTCGCGGTGCTGTTCGCGGGGCTGGCGCTCGGCTACCTCGTCGGCCGCGTGAACGAGCGCCTGCTGTTGGCGCTCGGGGTCGACGACGCCGTCGAGGGCACGAGCATCGAGCGGATGGCTCACGACGTCGGGTCGTCGACGGTGTCGATGGTCGCGCGGCTGACGTCGTGGATAATCTACGCGTTCGCGGTGCTGGTGTCGCTGGAGGTCGCGCGGCTCACGGTCCAAGACGCCGTCTGGTATCCCGTCGTCGGCTTTCTCCCGTCGTTCGTCATCGCGGTCGTCGTGTTGTTCCTCGGCGTAATCGCCGGCGACAAGGCCGAACTGTTCGTCAGCGAGCGACTGCGGAGCGTGAAGGTGCCGGAGATGTCGGTGCTGCCGAAGGCCGTGAAGTACAGCGTGTTGTTCGTCGCGGCGCTGGTCGCGCTCTCGCAGGTCGGCGTCGCTATCGACGCGCTGCTCGTGTTGTTGTTGGCGTACGTCGCGGCGCTCATCCTGTTCACCGCCGTCGCCACGCACAAACTGCTGACGGCCGCGGCGTCCGGCATCTACCTTCTGTTGCGGCAGCCGTACGGCATCGGTGACCGCGTCGCCATCGGCGAGCACGAGGGCATCGTGCAGGAAGTGAACGTGTTCGTGACGCGCGTCGAGAACGACGGCCGGGAGTACGTGCTCCCGAACCACCTCGTGTTCGACCGCGGCGTCGTCGTGGTCCGCGAATGA
- a CDS encoding Gfo/Idh/MocA family protein, whose product MRFGILSTANIGDEAVVPAIRSTNHDVQAVASRSADAAAAYADRHGIPETYDSYDALLGADIDAVYIPLPNGLHAEWTKRAADAGLDVLCEKPLASDTAEAVDVVEHCEDAGVTLMEAFMYRYHPRTVRAVDVAREHLGDLRHVHAEFSFQLGDGPDVRLDPDLAGGALMDVGCYPVSAARTFLGEPALVSGHTHDRRGAGVDTEVAATFEFDDGATATIEASFETPFHQTYRVEGTDGWLEADAAFNPGGSETSLRWGTDEKTVEETFDPVDSYRLEIEHFAASVDGGRDPLTDGNEAIANMRAIDAIYESSATGDTIPL is encoded by the coding sequence ATGCGCTTTGGCATTCTCTCCACGGCGAACATCGGTGACGAAGCGGTCGTCCCCGCAATTCGGTCGACCAACCACGACGTTCAGGCAGTCGCGTCCCGGAGCGCGGACGCCGCGGCCGCGTACGCCGACCGCCACGGCATCCCCGAGACGTACGACAGCTACGACGCCCTGCTTGGCGCGGACATCGACGCCGTCTACATTCCGCTCCCGAACGGCCTCCACGCCGAGTGGACGAAGCGCGCCGCCGACGCCGGCCTCGACGTGCTCTGCGAAAAACCGCTGGCGTCGGACACCGCGGAAGCCGTCGACGTTGTCGAACACTGCGAGGACGCCGGCGTCACGCTCATGGAGGCGTTCATGTACCGCTACCACCCGCGGACGGTGCGCGCCGTCGACGTCGCGCGCGAACACCTCGGTGACCTCCGGCACGTCCACGCCGAGTTCAGTTTCCAACTCGGGGACGGCCCGGACGTTCGCCTCGACCCCGACCTCGCCGGCGGCGCGCTCATGGACGTCGGCTGCTATCCCGTCAGCGCCGCGCGCACGTTCCTCGGGGAACCCGCGCTCGTCTCCGGGCACACCCACGACCGTCGCGGCGCGGGCGTGGACACCGAGGTCGCGGCGACCTTCGAGTTCGACGACGGCGCGACCGCCACCATCGAAGCGAGCTTCGAGACGCCGTTCCACCAGACCTACCGCGTCGAGGGCACCGACGGTTGGCTGGAAGCCGACGCGGCGTTCAACCCCGGCGGCTCGGAGACCTCGCTTCGCTGGGGGACCGACGAGAAGACCGTCGAGGAGACGTTCGACCCAGTGGACTCCTATCGCCTCGAAATCGAGCACTTCGCGGCGAGCGTCGACGGCGGCCGCGACCCCCTGACGGACGGCAACGAAGCCATCGCGAACATGCGCGCCATCGACGCCATCTACGAATCGTCGGCGACCGGCGACACGATTCCGCTCTAG
- a CDS encoding helix-turn-helix domain-containing protein: protein MSTRQLPTGVESPRGKLVYLYLSTNESATLDDLHGELDVPRITLYSVLKTLRTRGLVEQQGDDYVAARPL from the coding sequence ATGTCTACTCGACAGCTGCCGACTGGCGTGGAGTCGCCGCGCGGGAAGCTCGTCTACCTCTACCTCTCCACGAACGAGAGCGCGACACTGGACGACCTCCACGGCGAACTCGACGTCCCACGAATCACGCTGTACAGCGTGTTGAAAACGCTACGCACCCGCGGGCTCGTCGAACAACAGGGCGACGACTACGTCGCCGCGCGCCCGCTCTAA
- a CDS encoding DapH/DapD/GlmU-related protein: MATAREPASVSRHDRLDRTPTPGRRNSLWHWPDAKHPLRVALNYVVVVLARICPSLRAKNWLLRRLGVTVGAGAAWGLESTPDVFWPELVTVGEDAVVGYDATLLCHEFLQDEYRTGEVVVGDRAMIGAGAVVLPGVRIGEGAQVAANSLVADDVPPGETVAGVPAEPLDRD, from the coding sequence ATGGCGACCGCCCGCGAACCCGCGAGCGTGTCGCGCCACGACCGCCTCGACCGAACGCCGACGCCCGGCCGACGCAACTCCCTGTGGCACTGGCCGGACGCCAAACACCCGCTGCGGGTCGCGCTCAACTACGTCGTCGTCGTGCTCGCGCGCATCTGCCCGAGCCTCCGCGCGAAGAACTGGCTGCTGCGGCGACTCGGGGTCACCGTCGGCGCCGGCGCCGCGTGGGGGTTAGAGTCCACGCCCGACGTCTTCTGGCCCGAACTCGTCACGGTCGGCGAGGACGCCGTCGTCGGCTACGACGCCACGCTGCTGTGCCACGAGTTCCTCCAAGACGAGTACCGCACCGGCGAAGTCGTCGTCGGCGACCGCGCGATGATTGGCGCGGGCGCAGTCGTCCTCCCCGGCGTCCGCATCGGCGAGGGCGCGCAGGTCGCCGCGAACTCGCTGGTCGCCGACGACGTGCCGCCCGGCGAAACCGTCGCCGGCGTCCCCGCCGAACCGCTCGACCGCGACTAG
- a CDS encoding HEWD family protein, which produces MTEIRAPKERTCTQCGRSERWDEETSNWRVDGEVGDVYCVHSWDVTGSFTPVEEP; this is translated from the coding sequence ATGACCGAAATTCGAGCCCCGAAAGAGCGCACATGTACGCAGTGTGGGCGCTCCGAGCGCTGGGACGAGGAAACGAGCAACTGGCGGGTCGACGGCGAGGTCGGTGACGTCTACTGTGTCCACTCGTGGGACGTCACGGGGTCGTTCACTCCCGTCGAGGAGCCTTAG